The proteins below are encoded in one region of Catenulispora sp. GP43:
- a CDS encoding biotin/lipoyl-binding carrier protein: MAEEVRAEMVANVWKIVVAEGDDVEDGDTIVILESMKMEIPVLAEVSGKVSRLGVAEGDVVQEGDLIAVIG, translated from the coding sequence GTGGCCGAGGAAGTCCGCGCCGAGATGGTGGCCAACGTGTGGAAGATCGTGGTCGCCGAGGGCGACGACGTCGAGGACGGCGACACGATCGTGATCCTCGAGTCGATGAAGATGGAGATCCCGGTCCTGGCCGAGGTCTCGGGCAAGGTGTCGCGCCTGGGCGTGGCCGAGGGCGATGTGGTGCAGGAAGGCGACCTCATCGCGGTGATCGGCTGA
- a CDS encoding HD domain-containing phosphohydrolase, protein MPFSVRCYIFGLVVAAVTVVATLPLSPTRLSLLLALCALVIAAERLSRVQIGTSGWTMSVSLVVTLITVLVLPPPGAALVGLCSSMPMPRQPSWTWTKQIVNSALSSLVPACGSAVCYLAGGHLPGHFLNFPEFLWPVAAAVTTCLVVNALILAGYVGLATRRRFVDGLRGDIRRATMPYYSSAVLAAIFLSLWDDIGWYTAPLVVVPMYIAHWSLSQYAKEGAAHEGTIAALVQAVEIKDSYTRGHSERVARGAEMLAEQLKMPQDRLAMLRFAGLLHDIGKLGVPTRLLTSTGGLTEEEFKLLCMHPNHGVAVLRDIRFLTEVYEGVLYHHERLDGRGYPTGKSGEEIPEFARIIGVADAFDAMTSTRSYRAARSVKEAVAELRRGAGTQFDPVLVRAFEDALEFADRAGNPWVPTELVPAEPPQDDGTATAASSPWPLPKRVPGFSFADHDDPFVPVEWFSTWYPSWLTPDGEPAPDADGQPGAIPGQRAGEPGPAAADAEADFDDGWSERMHSAVVREPGPEPDEGWAWGGERGAVAAEGAEVEPDGESGAGHEFGADRESEHELGIKFGAELEFGAEREFGIESESEREYAAERESGAEHESESESGIESGIESEADPEGPAAADHLAAREPGADHPVALEQPKEAVSEPAPEPEAASTRWPVDPGLNGDPRGSMRVRTPTPAADPDPRGSGGVSAADGSPAPAVDLDLRKPAARCQEVAGAAVGPAGEAEDAGPMPKARDTEAWTPSPEPWAAPEPPADVSMAPMAPMAPMAADTADADGRSVPSAGPSWFSRGAGGSSPMLHFFGPGDSSPWPPRDPEAKDSEESPA, encoded by the coding sequence ATGCCGTTCTCCGTGCGGTGCTACATCTTCGGTTTGGTGGTGGCGGCCGTGACGGTCGTCGCCACGTTGCCGTTGTCGCCTACCCGGCTGTCTCTGCTCCTCGCGCTGTGCGCGCTGGTGATCGCCGCGGAGCGGCTCTCGCGCGTCCAGATCGGCACCTCGGGCTGGACCATGTCGGTCTCCCTGGTCGTCACCCTCATCACTGTGCTGGTTCTGCCGCCCCCCGGGGCCGCGCTGGTCGGCCTGTGCAGCTCGATGCCGATGCCCCGGCAGCCGAGTTGGACCTGGACCAAACAGATCGTCAACTCCGCGCTGTCGAGCCTGGTGCCGGCCTGCGGATCGGCGGTCTGCTACCTGGCGGGCGGCCATCTCCCCGGCCACTTCCTGAACTTCCCGGAGTTCCTGTGGCCGGTCGCCGCCGCGGTCACCACCTGCCTGGTGGTCAACGCCCTGATCCTGGCCGGCTACGTGGGGCTGGCCACGCGCCGCCGCTTCGTGGACGGGCTGCGCGGCGACATCCGCCGCGCGACCATGCCGTACTACTCATCGGCCGTGCTGGCGGCGATCTTCCTGTCGCTGTGGGACGACATCGGCTGGTACACCGCCCCGCTGGTGGTCGTGCCGATGTACATAGCGCACTGGAGCCTGTCGCAGTACGCCAAGGAAGGCGCGGCGCACGAGGGGACGATCGCGGCGCTGGTGCAGGCCGTGGAGATCAAGGACTCCTACACCCGCGGCCACAGCGAGCGCGTCGCCCGCGGCGCGGAGATGCTCGCCGAGCAGCTGAAGATGCCGCAGGACCGCCTGGCGATGCTCCGCTTCGCCGGGCTGCTGCACGACATCGGCAAGCTCGGCGTCCCCACGCGCCTGCTCACCAGCACCGGCGGCCTGACCGAGGAGGAGTTCAAGCTCCTGTGCATGCACCCCAACCACGGGGTGGCGGTGCTGCGCGACATCAGGTTCCTGACCGAGGTCTACGAGGGCGTGCTCTACCACCACGAGCGCCTCGACGGCCGCGGCTACCCGACCGGCAAGTCCGGCGAGGAGATCCCGGAGTTCGCCCGCATCATCGGCGTCGCCGACGCCTTCGACGCGATGACCTCCACCCGCTCCTATCGCGCGGCCCGCTCGGTGAAGGAGGCGGTGGCCGAGCTGCGCCGCGGCGCCGGCACCCAGTTCGACCCGGTACTGGTCCGCGCCTTCGAGGACGCGCTGGAGTTCGCCGACCGCGCCGGCAACCCGTGGGTGCCCACGGAGCTGGTACCCGCCGAGCCCCCGCAGGACGACGGAACGGCCACGGCCGCCTCCAGCCCCTGGCCACTGCCCAAGCGGGTGCCGGGCTTCTCCTTCGCCGACCACGACGACCCCTTCGTCCCGGTGGAGTGGTTCTCGACCTGGTACCCGAGCTGGCTGACGCCCGACGGCGAGCCCGCGCCGGACGCCGACGGGCAGCCGGGCGCGATCCCGGGCCAGCGCGCCGGCGAACCGGGGCCGGCGGCGGCCGACGCCGAAGCGGACTTCGACGACGGCTGGTCGGAGCGGATGCACTCGGCCGTGGTGCGCGAGCCGGGGCCGGAGCCGGACGAGGGCTGGGCTTGGGGCGGGGAACGGGGTGCGGTCGCGGCGGAGGGCGCCGAGGTTGAGCCCGATGGCGAGTCAGGGGCCGGGCACGAGTTCGGGGCCGACCGCGAGTCCGAGCACGAGCTGGGGATCAAGTTCGGGGCCGAGCTTGAGTTCGGGGCTGAGCGCGAGTTCGGGATCGAGTCCGAGTCCGAGCGAGAGTACGCGGCTGAGCGCGAGTCCGGCGCCGAGCACGAGTCCGAGTCCGAGTCCGGGATCGAGTCCGGGATCGAGTCCGAGGCAGATCCTGAGGGTCCAGCCGCGGCCGATCACCTGGCGGCCCGTGAGCCCGGCGCGGATCACCCAGTGGCGCTGGAGCAACCGAAAGAGGCTGTATCCGAGCCCGCCCCCGAACCCGAGGCCGCATCCACCCGCTGGCCGGTGGACCCCGGCCTGAACGGCGATCCGCGCGGCTCCATGCGCGTGCGCACCCCGACCCCGGCCGCCGATCCCGATCCGCGCGGCTCCGGCGGCGTCTCGGCCGCCGACGGCTCCCCGGCTCCGGCCGTCGATCTCGACCTGCGCAAGCCGGCCGCTCGGTGCCAGGAGGTCGCGGGTGCCGCCGTCGGGCCGGCCGGCGAGGCCGAGGACGCCGGGCCCATGCCCAAGGCCCGCGACACAGAGGCCTGGACCCCGTCTCCGGAGCCGTGGGCCGCGCCCGAGCCGCCCGCCGACGTCTCGATGGCCCCGATGGCCCCGATGGCCCCGATGGCCGCGGATACGGCCGACGCCGACGGTCGCTCCGTGCCGTCCGCCGGCCCTTCGTGGTTCTCGCGCGGCGCCGGCGGGTCGTCCCCGATGCTCCACTTCTTCGGCCCCGGCGACAGCAGCCCGTGGCCGCCGCGTGATCCCGAGGCCAAGGACTCCGAGGAGTCCCCGGCATGA
- the rsrA gene encoding mycothiol system anti-sigma-R factor, with amino-acid sequence MSCGQPHETPCTEVLDHLYEYIDNEMPDEDCAAVKRHLDECAPCLEKYGLDAMVKKLVQRCCGCDEPPVDLRDKVLARIRQVRGEVAVGGAGE; translated from the coding sequence ATGAGCTGCGGCCAGCCGCATGAGACGCCGTGCACCGAGGTCCTCGACCATCTCTACGAGTACATCGACAACGAGATGCCCGATGAGGACTGCGCGGCGGTTAAGCGCCACCTGGACGAATGCGCGCCCTGCCTGGAGAAGTACGGGCTGGACGCCATGGTGAAGAAGCTCGTGCAGCGCTGCTGCGGGTGTGACGAGCCGCCGGTCGACCTGCGCGACAAGGTGCTCGCGCGGATCCGGCAGGTGCGCGGCGAGGTCGCTGTCGGCGGCGCGGGGGAGTAG
- the cydB gene encoding cytochrome d ubiquinol oxidase subunit II — MSLVNFWYLLIAVLWIGYFFLEGFDFGVGILTRVLARDETERRVLINTIGPVWDGNEVWVITAIGATFAAFPNWYATLLSGFYVPLLLVLLALIVRNVAFEYRGKSDARHRVWWDWCIFLGSLLPPLLWGLVFGCMFSGTPIGADMNFHGRMSDFLTTFDGIVGALAFLVLFLTHGAVYTTLKTRGPIRDGARRIAVPGTLVSVVLVGVLLGRVNNRWGGPLSWTVAVVPLVALLVCAAMVRAGRDGWAFVLSGAAVASMVASMFIALFPIVMPSSLNPQWSLTVHSAASSHYTLTVMSVVACVFTPLVLLYQSWTYWVFRKRIGVRNIPAAH, encoded by the coding sequence GTGAGCCTGGTGAACTTCTGGTACCTGCTGATCGCGGTCCTGTGGATCGGCTACTTCTTCCTGGAGGGCTTCGACTTCGGGGTCGGGATCCTGACCCGGGTGCTGGCCCGCGACGAGACCGAGCGCCGGGTCCTGATCAACACCATCGGACCGGTCTGGGACGGCAACGAGGTGTGGGTGATCACGGCCATCGGCGCCACCTTCGCGGCCTTCCCCAACTGGTACGCCACCCTGCTGTCCGGGTTCTACGTGCCGCTGCTGCTGGTGCTGCTGGCCCTGATCGTGCGCAACGTCGCCTTCGAGTACCGGGGCAAGAGCGACGCCCGGCACCGCGTGTGGTGGGACTGGTGCATCTTCCTCGGCTCGCTGTTGCCGCCGCTGCTGTGGGGCCTGGTCTTCGGCTGCATGTTCTCCGGCACCCCCATCGGCGCCGACATGAACTTCCACGGCCGGATGTCGGACTTCCTCACCACCTTCGACGGCATCGTCGGGGCCCTGGCCTTCCTGGTCCTGTTCCTCACCCACGGCGCCGTCTACACCACGCTGAAGACCCGCGGCCCGATCCGCGACGGCGCGCGGCGCATCGCGGTGCCGGGCACGCTGGTGAGCGTGGTGCTGGTCGGCGTGCTGCTGGGCCGGGTGAACAACCGCTGGGGCGGGCCGCTGTCCTGGACGGTGGCGGTGGTGCCGCTGGTGGCGCTGCTGGTGTGCGCGGCGATGGTGCGGGCCGGGCGGGACGGCTGGGCTTTCGTGCTGTCGGGGGCGGCGGTGGCGTCGATGGTGGCGTCGATGTTCATCGCGCTGTTCCCGATCGTGATGCCCTCCTCGCTGAACCCGCAGTGGTCGCTGACGGTGCACTCGGCGGCGTCGTCGCACTACACGCTGACGGTGATGAGCGTGGTGGCGTGCGTGTTCACCCCGCTGGTGCTGCTGTACCAGTCCTGGACGTACTGGGTGTTCCGCAAGCGGATCGGGGTTCGGAACATCCCGGCGGCGCACTGA
- a CDS encoding cytochrome ubiquinol oxidase subunit I yields MTTAMDPVLVARWQFASTTVYHFLFVPLTIGTAFLVAGFQTAWHRTGKEQYYRATKFWGRLFLINFALGLVTGLVQEFQFGMNWSEYSRFVGDIFGSPLAIEALLAFFLESTFLGLWIFGWERLPRGVHLACIWIAAFGTMASAYFILAANSFMQHPVGYTFNELKGRLELTDFWAVITQRTTVITFLHVITACFLCAGAALVGISCYHLRKKQQPAVFRPALLVGLWALLIAGVGVALTGDQQGKVMFEQQPMKMASAEALWDTQGPAPFSLFAIGNVEKGRNSVEIQIPRLLSFLAHGNFHDPVPGINQTNAAEQAKYGPGDYRPWIPMAYWSFRWMIGFGMFSVLVALFGLWFTRRGRTPSGRWGAWFWRFGLWTLVFPVIGSAWGWIFTETGRQPWIVYGLMRTRDGVSPAVPAGRVLTSLILFAALYAVLAVVEVGLCVKYARAGAHDVAPTAAPADADGDDDQPLAFAY; encoded by the coding sequence GTGACCACCGCGATGGACCCGGTACTGGTGGCGCGCTGGCAGTTCGCGAGCACCACGGTCTACCACTTCCTGTTCGTCCCGCTGACGATCGGCACGGCGTTCCTGGTCGCCGGCTTCCAGACGGCCTGGCACCGCACCGGCAAGGAGCAGTACTACCGGGCCACGAAGTTCTGGGGCCGGCTGTTCCTGATCAACTTCGCGCTGGGCCTGGTCACCGGGCTCGTGCAGGAGTTCCAGTTCGGCATGAACTGGTCGGAGTACTCCCGCTTCGTCGGCGACATCTTCGGCTCGCCGCTGGCCATCGAGGCGCTGCTGGCGTTCTTCCTGGAGTCCACGTTCCTGGGCCTGTGGATCTTCGGCTGGGAGCGCCTGCCCCGCGGCGTGCACCTGGCCTGCATCTGGATCGCCGCGTTCGGCACCATGGCCAGCGCCTACTTCATCCTGGCGGCCAACTCCTTCATGCAGCACCCGGTCGGCTACACCTTCAACGAGCTGAAGGGCCGCTTGGAGCTCACCGACTTCTGGGCCGTGATCACCCAGCGGACCACGGTCATCACCTTCCTGCACGTGATCACCGCCTGCTTCCTGTGCGCCGGCGCGGCGCTGGTCGGCATCTCCTGCTACCACCTGCGCAAGAAGCAGCAGCCCGCGGTCTTCCGGCCCGCGCTGCTGGTCGGGCTCTGGGCCCTGCTGATCGCCGGCGTCGGGGTCGCGCTGACCGGGGACCAGCAGGGCAAGGTGATGTTCGAGCAACAGCCGATGAAGATGGCCTCGGCCGAGGCGCTGTGGGACACCCAGGGTCCGGCGCCGTTCTCCCTGTTCGCCATCGGCAACGTGGAGAAGGGCCGCAACTCGGTCGAGATCCAGATCCCGCGCCTGCTGTCCTTCCTGGCCCACGGCAACTTCCACGACCCGGTCCCCGGCATCAACCAGACCAACGCCGCCGAGCAGGCCAAGTACGGGCCCGGTGACTACCGGCCGTGGATCCCCATGGCGTACTGGTCGTTCCGCTGGATGATCGGCTTCGGGATGTTCTCGGTCCTGGTGGCGCTGTTCGGGCTCTGGTTCACCCGCCGGGGCCGGACGCCCTCGGGCCGCTGGGGCGCCTGGTTCTGGCGCTTCGGCCTGTGGACCCTGGTCTTCCCGGTGATCGGCTCGGCCTGGGGCTGGATCTTCACCGAGACCGGACGCCAGCCCTGGATCGTCTACGGCCTGATGCGCACCCGCGACGGCGTCTCGCCGGCGGTGCCGGCCGGCCGCGTGCTCACCTCGCTGATCCTGTTCGCGGCGCTCTACGCGGTGCTGGCGGTGGTCGAGGTCGGCCTGTGCGTCAAGTACGCCCGCGCCGGAGCCCACGACGTCGCCCCGACGGCCGCGCCGGCGGACGCCGACGGTGACGACGACCAGCCCCTGGCGTTCGCGTACTGA
- a CDS encoding thioesterase family protein, whose protein sequence is MTEAHVPAEGAPVRAQITLNVTDADTAQAVGSGDLPVLGTPRLVALAEQATVAAAQPLLAEGQTTVGTRIRFDHVYPTPVGGSVTAAAELAHRDDRLLRFSIAAHDAQGRLVGEGEITRVIVNAERFMAKL, encoded by the coding sequence GTGACCGAAGCCCACGTCCCCGCCGAAGGCGCCCCCGTCCGGGCGCAGATCACCCTGAACGTCACCGACGCCGACACCGCGCAGGCCGTCGGCTCCGGCGACCTCCCGGTCCTCGGCACGCCGCGCCTCGTGGCCCTGGCCGAGCAGGCGACGGTGGCGGCAGCCCAGCCGCTGCTGGCCGAGGGCCAGACCACGGTCGGCACGCGCATCCGCTTCGACCACGTCTACCCGACCCCGGTCGGCGGCAGCGTCACCGCCGCCGCCGAGCTCGCGCACCGCGACGACCGGCTCCTGCGCTTCTCCATCGCCGCCCACGACGCCCAGGGCCGCCTGGTCGGCGAGGGCGAGATCACCCGGGTCATCGTCAACGCCGAGCGGTTCATGG
- a CDS encoding HD-GYP domain-containing protein, with translation MNHAKPPSHRAFEVDSDAQTAWAQSNPLLIVLACFVAFAAVAACAVHGFSQPGYALAFGAIIAAGEAFRVRLPGGREAAPLGAATGLAYAVLTEVGHQPALHNASQAVAVAAFGFLVGSVPHLAVRRPATLDYTARRFLMVALTAWLFRMFYLRWVLGTRVDDPGLLHPSSLDPTFLSRHLHSLAVGSATAGFLLLAIVSDGVVGSILQAGQHRRPILAAARDEATFTTRVGLAVVATTLLVCLASRTMSIWVLPALCLPLAFTQLALRRYARIKEVHLETIRALSRITEVAGLTQPGHARRVARTCQRIGRELGLSEAQLLDLEYASLMHDIGQLSVAEPVHGGRTAPLSLVRQRELARAGAEVIRRAGALGNAADIVEHHPDPFGAAGPLPSRILRVANDYDDLAGAQPESAERTEALRHIRLGLAVHYDPAVVESLSRMVGE, from the coding sequence ATGAACCATGCCAAGCCACCGAGCCACCGGGCCTTCGAAGTCGACAGTGACGCGCAGACGGCGTGGGCGCAGAGCAATCCGCTGCTGATCGTCCTGGCCTGCTTCGTGGCCTTCGCCGCGGTCGCTGCCTGCGCGGTCCACGGCTTCAGCCAGCCCGGCTACGCCCTCGCCTTCGGCGCGATCATCGCCGCCGGCGAGGCGTTCCGGGTGCGGCTGCCCGGCGGGCGCGAGGCGGCGCCGCTGGGGGCGGCCACTGGTCTGGCCTACGCCGTGCTCACCGAGGTCGGCCATCAGCCGGCGCTGCACAACGCGTCGCAGGCGGTCGCGGTGGCGGCATTCGGCTTCCTGGTCGGCTCCGTGCCGCACCTGGCGGTGCGGCGCCCGGCCACCCTGGACTACACCGCCCGCAGGTTCCTGATGGTGGCGCTGACCGCATGGCTGTTCCGGATGTTCTACCTGCGCTGGGTGCTCGGCACCCGGGTCGACGACCCCGGGCTGCTGCACCCGAGCTCGCTGGACCCGACCTTCCTGAGCCGGCACCTGCACAGCCTGGCGGTGGGCTCGGCGACCGCCGGGTTCCTGCTGCTGGCCATCGTCAGCGACGGTGTGGTCGGGTCGATCCTGCAGGCCGGCCAGCACCGGCGGCCGATCCTGGCCGCGGCCCGGGACGAGGCGACCTTCACCACCCGTGTCGGGCTCGCCGTGGTGGCCACCACCCTGCTGGTCTGCCTGGCCTCGCGCACCATGTCGATCTGGGTCCTGCCGGCCCTGTGCCTGCCGCTGGCCTTCACCCAGCTCGCGCTGCGCCGCTACGCGCGGATCAAGGAAGTCCACCTGGAGACGATCAGGGCGCTGTCCCGCATCACCGAGGTGGCCGGCCTGACCCAGCCCGGGCACGCCCGCCGGGTGGCCCGCACCTGCCAGCGCATCGGCCGCGAGCTCGGGCTCAGCGAGGCGCAGCTGCTGGACCTGGAGTACGCCTCGCTGATGCACGACATCGGGCAGCTCTCCGTGGCCGAGCCGGTCCACGGCGGCCGCACCGCCCCGCTGTCCCTGGTGCGCCAGCGCGAGCTGGCCCGGGCCGGCGCCGAGGTGATCCGTCGCGCCGGGGCCCTGGGCAACGCCGCGGACATCGTCGAGCACCACCCCGACCCGTTCGGTGCCGCGGGCCCGCTGCCCAGCCGCATACTGCGGGTCGCCAACGACTACGACGACCTCGCCGGCGCGCAGCCGGAGTCGGCCGAGCGCACCGAGGCGCTGCGCCACATCCGGCTCGGGCTGGCGGTGCACTACGACCCGGCGGTGGTGGAGTCGCTGAGCCGGATGGTCGGGGAGTGA
- the cydD gene encoding thiol reductant ABC exporter subunit CydD has product MLDRRLAPHAGAVRPWMVLCAALGTLSALSVIGQAWALASLIAAGFRYRPAVTAPAVRPWLALLAFSAGARAAIAWATEAAAFRAAASVKSALRGRLAAAFLAPGPRRPAARKTAALVTLATRGVDGLDGYFARYLPQLVLSATVPAAILAVLFTADWESGLIVAVTLPLIPLFLWLVGMATRTHVERRRRALDVLAGHFLDVVAGLPDLLVFGRARAQAAAIRRATEEDRAATLRTLRLAFLSSLVLELASTIAVAMAAVGVGLRLVAGTLDLRTGLLVLILAPEAYWPLRQVGAFYHASAEGKAAAAEVLEVLEAVPPVPSPRVSTPSAGIEIKGLTVRYPGRTEPALSDFSLTVAPGECVALVGASGAGKSTVLKALLGFVEAESGTAAAGAPAAWLPQHPYLFAGTVAENVRLARPDAPDAAVWAALRAAAASDFVAALPGGLSARVGEGGHGLSAGQRQRLGIARAFLADRPVVLLDEPTASLDAAVEAEVVAGIRRLTAGRTALVVAHRAALLEVADRVVVVGRSGHSAGVGDRDPEETPPTQGAHRLKNNNLDNSAPCQGPVEEVRVRIRPDERTASAGDPDRPAAEGNSAAPAADHAAADHATADRHPTARLALAAALGAAAFAAATGLAATSAWLISRAAQRPPIFDLMIAITAVRALGIGRAVFRYAERLVAHDAAFRILATLRARTYDRLCRQAPGRRRGELLARFVADVDAVQDRYVRFVIPAAAAAVVGSLGVAALAAVLPSVAAVTALGLLATGVAIPLAASRTSAKADRHLAPARGRLATELHDLLRGAPDLIAADATGPRLARVRAADRAVTDAERRSAAARGLGAALTILATGATVWAAAYAGLEALHGGGSARHLPATLLAVLTLTPLALLEATAALPQALQHLRRARAAEHRVREVLAAPDAVREPAAPCELPSDHALRVRDLRVTWPGRAEPALRGLDLDLAPGRKVAVVGPSGSGKTTLISALLRFVDPASPGAIALGGVPVTDLRSEDVRRVVGLCAQDAHVFDSTLRENLRLARPHAIEADLEDALAQARLADWVRTLPAGLDTFVGEHGARLSGGQHRRLALARALLADFPVLLLDEPTEHLDPATADALMRDLLALPKTLLLVTHRLGGLEAVDEIVVLDGGRVVERGTWAELMRKQGVFHSLCRVYA; this is encoded by the coding sequence ATGCTCGACCGGCGGTTGGCGCCGCATGCCGGCGCGGTACGTCCGTGGATGGTGCTGTGCGCGGCCCTCGGCACGCTGTCGGCGCTGTCGGTGATCGGCCAGGCGTGGGCGCTGGCCTCGCTGATCGCGGCCGGCTTCCGGTACCGGCCGGCCGTCACGGCGCCGGCGGTCCGGCCGTGGCTGGCGCTACTGGCCTTCAGCGCCGGGGCCCGGGCGGCGATCGCGTGGGCGACGGAGGCGGCGGCGTTCCGGGCGGCGGCGTCGGTGAAGTCCGCGCTGCGCGGCCGCCTGGCCGCCGCCTTCCTGGCACCGGGCCCGCGCCGGCCGGCCGCCCGCAAGACCGCCGCGCTGGTGACGCTGGCGACCCGCGGCGTGGACGGCCTGGACGGCTACTTCGCACGCTATCTGCCGCAACTGGTGCTGTCGGCGACGGTCCCGGCGGCGATCCTGGCGGTGCTGTTCACCGCGGACTGGGAGTCGGGGCTCATCGTCGCGGTGACGCTGCCGCTGATCCCGCTGTTCCTGTGGCTGGTCGGCATGGCCACGCGCACCCACGTGGAGCGCCGCCGCCGGGCCCTGGACGTGCTGGCCGGCCACTTCCTGGACGTGGTCGCGGGCCTGCCGGACCTGCTGGTCTTCGGCCGGGCCCGGGCCCAGGCGGCCGCGATCCGGCGCGCGACGGAAGAGGACCGCGCGGCGACGCTGCGGACGCTGCGGCTGGCGTTCCTGTCCTCGCTGGTGCTGGAGCTGGCGTCGACGATCGCGGTGGCGATGGCCGCGGTCGGCGTGGGCCTGCGCCTGGTCGCCGGGACGCTGGACCTGCGCACGGGGCTGCTGGTGCTGATCCTGGCGCCGGAGGCGTATTGGCCGCTGAGGCAGGTGGGGGCGTTCTACCACGCGAGCGCGGAGGGGAAGGCGGCCGCGGCGGAGGTCTTGGAGGTCCTGGAGGCGGTGCCGCCGGTCCCGAGCCCGCGGGTCTCGACGCCCTCCGCCGGCATTGAGATCAAGGGATTGACGGTCCGGTACCCGGGCCGCACGGAGCCGGCCTTGTCGGACTTCTCACTGACGGTGGCGCCGGGGGAGTGCGTGGCGCTGGTCGGAGCGTCGGGCGCGGGCAAGTCGACGGTGCTGAAGGCCCTGCTGGGCTTCGTGGAGGCGGAGTCGGGGACGGCGGCGGCCGGCGCGCCGGCGGCGTGGCTGCCGCAGCACCCGTACCTGTTCGCGGGGACGGTGGCGGAGAACGTGCGCCTGGCCCGCCCGGACGCACCGGACGCGGCGGTCTGGGCGGCCCTGCGAGCGGCGGCGGCATCGGACTTCGTCGCGGCGCTCCCCGGAGGGCTGTCAGCCCGCGTCGGCGAAGGCGGCCACGGCCTGTCGGCGGGCCAGCGCCAGCGCCTCGGCATCGCCCGGGCCTTCCTGGCCGACCGCCCGGTGGTGCTGCTCGACGAGCCCACGGCGTCGCTGGACGCCGCCGTCGAAGCCGAGGTGGTGGCCGGCATCCGCCGCCTGACCGCCGGCCGAACCGCGCTCGTGGTGGCGCACCGCGCGGCGCTGTTGGAGGTGGCGGATCGGGTGGTGGTGGTCGGGCGGTCGGGGCACTCGGCGGGGGTGGGCGATCGCGATCCGGAAGAGACCCCGCCCACCCAGGGGGCACACCGCCTTAAAAACAACAATCTTGACAATTCTGCGCCCTGTCAAGGTCCTGTCGAGGAAGTCCGGGTTCGGATTCGGCCGGATGAGCGAACGGCTTCCGCGGGCGACCCCGACCGCCCCGCCGCCGAGGGCAACAGCGCCGCCCCCGCCGCCGACCATGCCGCCGCCGACCATGCCACCGCCGACCGCCACCCCACCGCCCGCCTCGCCCTCGCCGCGGCCCTCGGCGCCGCCGCCTTCGCCGCCGCGACCGGACTGGCGGCCACCTCGGCATGGCTCATCTCGCGGGCGGCGCAGCGTCCGCCGATCTTCGACCTGATGATCGCCATCACCGCGGTCCGGGCCCTCGGCATCGGCCGCGCCGTGTTCCGCTACGCCGAACGCCTCGTCGCGCACGATGCCGCCTTCCGCATCCTGGCCACCCTCCGTGCGCGCACCTACGACCGCCTCTGCCGCCAGGCGCCCGGGCGACGGCGCGGCGAACTGCTGGCCCGCTTCGTCGCCGACGTCGACGCGGTCCAGGACCGCTACGTCCGCTTCGTGATCCCGGCGGCCGCGGCGGCGGTGGTCGGCAGCCTCGGCGTCGCGGCGCTGGCGGCGGTGCTGCCGAGCGTCGCGGCGGTCACAGCACTCGGCCTGCTCGCCACCGGCGTCGCGATCCCGCTCGCGGCCTCCCGCACCTCCGCCAAGGCTGACCGACACCTCGCCCCCGCCAGAGGCCGTCTCGCCACCGAGCTCCACGACCTGCTGCGCGGCGCCCCCGACCTGATCGCCGCCGACGCCACCGGGCCCCGCCTGGCCCGCGTCCGGGCCGCCGACCGCGCCGTCACCGACGCCGAACGCCGCTCAGCCGCCGCCCGGGGCCTCGGCGCGGCGCTCACGATCCTCGCGACCGGCGCGACGGTCTGGGCCGCCGCCTACGCGGGGCTGGAGGCGCTGCACGGGGGCGGGTCCGCGCGCCACCTCCCCGCCACCCTCCTGGCCGTCCTCACGCTCACCCCGCTGGCCCTCCTCGAAGCCACCGCAGCCCTCCCTCAGGCCCTCCAGCACCTCCGTCGCGCCCGAGCCGCCGAGCACCGCGTCCGCGAAGTCCTGGCCGCGCCCGACGCCGTCCGTGAGCCCGCAGCCCCGTGCGAGCTCCCGTCCGACCATGCCCTCCGCGTCCGCGACCTCCGCGTCACCTGGCCCGGCCGCGCCGAGCCCGCCCTGCGCGGCCTCGACCTCGACCTCGCGCCCGGCCGCAAGGTCGCCGTCGTCGGACCCAGCGGATCGGGCAAGACGACCCTCATCAGCGCCCTGCTCCGCTTCGTCGATCCCGCGTCCCCGGGTGCCATCGCCCTCGGCGGGGTCCCGGTCACCGACCTGCGCTCCGAGGACGTGCGCCGCGTTGTCGGCCTGTGCGCGCAGGACGCCCACGTCTTCGACAGCACCCTGCGTGAGAACCTCCGCCTGGCGCGTCCGCACGCCATCGAAGCAGACCTCGAGGACGCCCTCGCCCAAGCCCGCCTCGCCGACTGGGTCCGCACCCTGCCCGCCGGCCTGGACACCTTCGTCGGCGAGCACGGCGCGCGCCTGTCCGGCGGCCAGCACCGCCGGCTGGCGCTGGCCCGGGCGCTGCTGGCCGACTTCCCGGTCCTGCTCCTGGACGAGCCCACCGAGCATCTCGACCCGGCCACCGCCGACGCCCTGATGCGCGATCTCCTCGCGTTGCCGAAGACCCTGCTCCTGGTCACCCACCGGCTGGGCGGGCTGGAGGCGGTCGACGAGATCGTCGTGCTCGACGGCGGCCGCGTGGTCGAGCGCGGCACGTGGGCCGAGCTGATGCGCAAGCAGGGCGTCTTCCACAGCCTGTGTAGGGTCTACGCGTGA